The following are encoded together in the candidate division TA06 bacterium genome:
- a CDS encoding helix-turn-helix domain-containing protein, with product MQKIATSNLSVVDYLRKHEVSFSRPQYFRYKARLAAEGMESLLDGRSKGNHRKLTPDAEGFLRGVHRTNPRLSLQKMCESLKTTLGIRVDRSTAGRFLKKAGEHIPWPRPEESKRIFTSCGGFEIIGALALHLDWVKHSAEVIVQERDRFYGTVAFTRQRLSRDRKGRNRLGQFSGDYNRREDVRVRRFASVEEKRARKNYSRMALFQASEFILQRKCLGILALPLITLNGTTRSANGPLGNALEHFCGYNYQHDTLDKFLRELKYLGISNQLLRDQVSFWQRHWRKLQDSPPEVPFLCYYVDGNTKPLWSKKRVKQNKVTMLGRVMGCLEQVFVHDGFGRPVYLETYAGKAPVGEHILGMFEKIEDTLEGSGPRLPVRRVIVMDAAGNGVGTLRAFAKQDKYHYITALDDNQWKPRKVRAEGRAKRYYFGEATLRDCLLELEDSREKGYLVVVRAVRIDWDHGKRTVLITSLPKEAVGASQVVKAYFNRWPNEELQFRSMKSFACLNRVAGYGKKKLPDENVRQAQKKLQDLITGLRQSLHVPLKAIADQEQYLATLIEKERRLHCQSRVVAGKRVVDKETRIRLKSVSSEIVRYQRQIKSIESEWGKDLHRLRQHEKEWLRLQGKDDVYRIDVELDQIMTYFRIALVNLSSWFLNECLARRSMSLAKFLHTILLMPAEIELTKDVRRIRLKRNTKDPQSMTKLEPALQRLNNMKVQHLDGRRIEFLLV from the coding sequence GTGCAAAAAATCGCCACCTCGAACTTGTCTGTGGTCGACTACCTGCGAAAACACGAGGTCTCTTTCAGTCGGCCTCAGTATTTCCGCTATAAAGCTCGTTTGGCGGCAGAAGGTATGGAGAGTCTCCTAGATGGACGCAGCAAAGGAAATCACCGGAAACTTACTCCGGATGCAGAAGGGTTTCTCCGAGGAGTTCACCGCACGAACCCTCGCCTGAGCCTACAAAAGATGTGTGAATCTTTGAAAACCACTCTGGGAATACGGGTGGATCGTTCCACCGCTGGCCGCTTCCTCAAGAAAGCAGGAGAACATATTCCGTGGCCACGTCCTGAGGAATCTAAAAGGATTTTCACTTCCTGCGGTGGTTTTGAAATCATCGGAGCGCTGGCGTTGCATCTGGACTGGGTGAAACATAGCGCCGAAGTGATAGTCCAAGAGCGGGATCGTTTTTACGGGACTGTCGCATTCACTCGGCAGAGGCTGAGCCGTGACCGCAAGGGGCGCAACCGGTTGGGACAGTTCAGCGGGGACTACAACCGTCGGGAAGACGTACGTGTACGGCGCTTTGCCTCGGTGGAGGAGAAGCGGGCGAGAAAGAATTACTCACGAATGGCTTTGTTCCAAGCGAGTGAGTTCATTCTACAACGTAAATGTCTTGGGATTCTGGCCTTGCCGCTCATTACCCTCAACGGGACTACCCGTTCAGCAAATGGTCCGTTAGGAAATGCTCTGGAGCATTTTTGCGGTTACAACTACCAGCACGACACTTTGGACAAATTTCTACGGGAACTGAAGTACCTGGGAATATCGAACCAACTGTTGCGCGACCAGGTGTCTTTTTGGCAGAGGCACTGGAGAAAGCTTCAGGACAGTCCACCCGAGGTTCCGTTTCTGTGCTACTACGTGGACGGGAATACTAAACCTCTGTGGTCTAAGAAAAGGGTCAAACAGAACAAGGTGACCATGCTCGGACGGGTCATGGGGTGTCTGGAACAGGTGTTCGTCCATGATGGGTTCGGTCGTCCAGTGTATCTGGAAACCTATGCCGGAAAGGCGCCGGTGGGGGAACACATATTAGGAATGTTTGAAAAGATCGAAGACACGCTGGAAGGTTCTGGTCCGCGCCTGCCGGTGAGGCGAGTCATTGTCATGGATGCCGCCGGCAACGGGGTGGGGACGTTAAGGGCCTTTGCCAAGCAGGACAAGTATCACTACATCACGGCGTTGGATGACAACCAGTGGAAGCCCAGGAAGGTACGCGCTGAAGGGCGCGCCAAACGCTACTATTTTGGAGAGGCCACGCTGCGGGATTGCCTTCTGGAACTGGAGGATTCCCGGGAGAAGGGGTATCTGGTGGTGGTCCGTGCCGTGCGCATCGATTGGGATCACGGGAAGCGAACTGTGCTGATCACCAGTCTTCCCAAGGAAGCGGTGGGGGCCAGCCAGGTGGTGAAAGCCTACTTTAATCGCTGGCCAAACGAGGAACTGCAATTCAGGAGCATGAAGTCGTTTGCATGCTTGAACCGGGTTGCGGGTTACGGAAAAAAGAAATTACCCGATGAAAATGTCCGACAGGCTCAGAAGAAACTGCAGGACCTGATTACAGGGTTACGGCAAAGCCTGCACGTCCCACTGAAAGCGATTGCCGACCAAGAGCAGTATTTGGCGACCCTCATCGAAAAAGAGCGTCGCCTTCATTGCCAAAGCCGGGTAGTGGCGGGTAAACGCGTTGTCGACAAGGAGACGAGGATCCGTTTGAAGTCGGTTTCCAGTGAGATTGTCCGATATCAACGCCAGATAAAATCGATTGAATCCGAGTGGGGGAAGGATCTTCACAGGCTACGCCAACACGAAAAGGAGTGGTTGCGCCTTCAAGGGAAAGACGACGTCTATCGAATCGACGTGGAACTTGACCAGATCATGACGTATTTTAGAATCGCCTTGGTGAATCTGAGTAGCTGGTTTTTGAATGAGTGTCTTGCACGACGTTCGATGAGCCTGGCTAAGTTTCTTCACACCATCCTGCTGATGCCGGCAGAGATCGAGCTGACGAAAGATGTCCGGCGGATCAGACTCAAGCGCAATACCAAAGATCCGCAAAGCATGACAAAACTGGAGCCGGCATTACAACGACTGAACAACATGAAGGTTCAACATTTAGACGGAAGACGAATTGAATTCTTATTAGTATAG
- a CDS encoding IS4 family transposase translates to MDLQELVYAFDSTTIDLCASLFPWAHFKKTKSAVKLHTLLDLHGNIPVFISITKGNVHDVTVLDGLPVEPGAYYMIDRGYLDFSRLYKIHRSQAFFVIPAKSNTRLRRLYSSPVDKKSGILSDQVVVCANYQASQDYPEKLRRIRYYDEEQNLGIKGFYGTSDNAVRSQIWIAVSIYVLVAIVKKRLNLRASLYSILQVLSISLFEKEPILQAFSEIDSQSQDLHFSNQLVLFD, encoded by the coding sequence GTGGATTTGCAAGAATTGGTTTACGCGTTTGATTCGACCACGATAGATTTATGCGCCTCGTTATTTCCCTGGGCTCATTTCAAGAAAACCAAGTCGGCGGTCAAGCTGCATACGCTGCTGGACCTGCATGGCAACATCCCAGTGTTTATCAGCATTACCAAAGGAAACGTCCATGATGTAACGGTGCTTGATGGGTTGCCGGTCGAGCCTGGCGCTTACTATATGATAGACCGGGGATATTTAGATTTTTCCCGACTCTACAAGATACACCGTTCCCAGGCTTTCTTTGTAATCCCGGCTAAAAGCAATACCAGGCTAAGACGGCTGTATTCATCACCGGTCGATAAAAAGTCCGGCATACTGAGCGATCAAGTGGTGGTCTGCGCAAACTATCAGGCATCACAAGATTACCCGGAGAAGCTGCGAAGGATTCGCTATTATGACGAAGAACAGAATTTAGGCATCAAAGGGTTTTACGGCACTTCCGATAATGCCGTTAGGTCGCAGATCTGGATTGCCGTATCAATCTACGTGCTGGTAGCCATAGTAAAGAAACGATTAAACCTTCGGGCAAGTCTCTACAGCATTTTACAGGTTTTGAGTATATCCCTTTTTGAAAAAGAGCCCATTTTACAGGCGTTTTCAGAGATCGATTCCCA